A single genomic interval of Adhaeribacter pallidiroseus harbors:
- the ispG gene encoding (E)-4-hydroxy-3-methylbut-2-enyl-diphosphate synthase → MNQTYCRSLTEYLRRQTREVYIGELPLGGNNPIRVQSMTTVDTMDTLGSVEQTIRMVEAGCEYVRITAPSVKEAENLKNIKAELRRRGYQVPLIADIHFTPNAAELAARIVEKVRINPGNYADKKKFELIDYTDATYQAELDRIRERFIPLVKICKEYGTAMRIGTNHGSLSDRILSRYGDTPLGMVESALEFLRICEDLHYYDIVLSMKASNTQVMVQAYRLLAQKLEEEGLQPYPFHLGVTEAGEGEDGRIKSAVGIGTLLEDGIGDTVRVSLTEAPEFEAPVARLLIDRYTHRSGHAPIKPICQVPINPFQYTRRVALEVTNIGGQNVPRVIADLSRLTSIQYADLKCVGHLYSMLLDKFNMNDLGADYLYTGTNPIPFMLPNGLKEIVDYSAWLTAVNRLERYPLFQGKDFLPGVEKHPEVNFVQVTINNLTESFLNQIRSDLSVVLIAETHNAHAMAELRKVFFRLMNQEVLTPVVIKRSFPDQTVEQTQLYASTDVGGLLIDGLGDGILLRTESLPDKSKPEWMQEIDQLNRLSFGILQAARTRMSKTEYISCPSCGRTLFDLQETTALIRKRTDHLKGVKIGIMGCIVNGPGEMADADYGYVGVGKGKIALYRGQSVIKKSVPEDAAVNELIELIKEDNRWVEPAQVLLEVTN, encoded by the coding sequence TGAATCAAACGTATTGCCGCAGCCTAACCGAATACTTACGCCGCCAAACCCGGGAAGTATATATCGGCGAATTGCCTTTAGGAGGTAATAATCCTATTCGGGTACAATCCATGACCACCGTAGATACTATGGATACTTTAGGTTCGGTAGAGCAAACCATCCGGATGGTAGAAGCTGGCTGCGAATACGTACGTATTACGGCACCAAGCGTTAAGGAGGCCGAAAATTTAAAAAATATAAAAGCGGAACTTCGTCGGCGGGGTTACCAAGTTCCCTTAATCGCGGATATTCATTTTACACCTAACGCCGCGGAACTAGCCGCTCGTATAGTAGAAAAAGTAAGGATTAACCCCGGAAATTACGCCGATAAAAAGAAATTTGAATTAATTGATTATACCGATGCTACTTACCAGGCGGAACTCGATCGTATTCGGGAACGGTTTATTCCGTTGGTGAAAATCTGCAAAGAATACGGTACAGCCATGCGCATCGGCACCAATCATGGTTCTTTATCCGACCGGATTTTAAGCCGGTATGGCGATACCCCGCTGGGCATGGTAGAAAGTGCGTTGGAATTTTTGCGGATCTGTGAAGATTTACATTACTATGATATTGTGCTATCCATGAAGGCCAGCAATACCCAGGTGATGGTGCAGGCCTACCGGCTTTTAGCGCAAAAGTTAGAAGAAGAAGGTTTGCAGCCATATCCTTTTCATTTAGGCGTTACCGAGGCTGGAGAAGGAGAGGACGGCCGCATAAAATCAGCGGTAGGTATTGGTACCTTACTGGAAGATGGCATTGGCGATACTGTGCGTGTATCTTTAACGGAAGCACCTGAGTTTGAAGCACCAGTAGCCCGGTTGTTAATTGATCGGTATACGCATCGGTCCGGACACGCACCTATAAAACCTATTTGTCAGGTTCCCATCAATCCTTTTCAGTATACTCGTCGCGTTGCATTAGAAGTTACCAATATTGGCGGACAAAACGTACCCCGAGTAATTGCTGATTTAAGCCGCCTGACTAGTATTCAATACGCGGATTTAAAATGCGTCGGGCATTTATACTCTATGTTGTTGGATAAATTTAACATGAACGATTTAGGCGCCGATTATCTCTATACCGGTACTAATCCGATTCCGTTTATGCTACCCAATGGTTTAAAAGAAATAGTAGATTACTCGGCCTGGTTAACTGCTGTAAATCGTTTAGAACGATACCCTTTGTTTCAAGGAAAGGATTTTCTGCCTGGTGTCGAAAAGCATCCGGAAGTTAATTTCGTGCAAGTTACAATTAACAATTTAACAGAGTCATTCCTAAATCAAATAAGATCAGACCTGTCGGTAGTATTAATTGCTGAAACTCATAATGCTCATGCCATGGCTGAGTTGCGGAAAGTTTTTTTCCGGCTAATGAACCAAGAAGTACTTACACCGGTAGTTATTAAAAGAAGTTTTCCGGATCAAACGGTGGAACAAACGCAATTATATGCCTCTACGGATGTGGGCGGATTATTAATTGATGGATTAGGTGATGGAATTTTACTAAGAACAGAAAGTTTACCTGATAAATCAAAACCGGAATGGATGCAGGAAATCGATCAGTTAAATCGGCTTTCATTCGGTATTTTGCAAGCAGCGCGAACCCGCATGAGTAAAACTGAATACATTTCTTGCCCAAGTTGCGGACGTACTTTGTTTGATTTACAGGAAACTACTGCTTTGATCCGGAAACGCACCGACCATTTAAAAGGAGTAAAAATTGGTATTATGGGTTGCATTGTAAACGGTCCCGGCGAGATGGCGGATGCAGATTATGGTTACGTGGGAGTAGGAAAAGGTAAAATTGCTTTATACCGTGGCCAGTCGGTTATTAAAAAATCAGTACCTGAAGATGCAGCCGTAAATGAGTTAATTGAATTAATAAAAGAAGATAACCGCTGGGTGGAGCCTGCCCAAGTTCTCTTAGAAGTAACTAACTAA
- a CDS encoding DUF7793 family protein, producing the protein MEHFQEGDRTRLTETKYVNMFIKDGIFQCYFKAMEVMDIAVAIRTVKDRLNFFENQAYPCLFDITEVRQTTKEARDFMANEGNNLVLASAMIVTNPMLKMMANFYVMVNRPKNPTKLFTDRESALEWLNQFKQI; encoded by the coding sequence ATGGAACATTTCCAAGAAGGTGATAGAACAAGGCTGACAGAAACTAAATATGTCAACATGTTCATTAAAGACGGAATATTTCAATGCTACTTTAAAGCAATGGAAGTAATGGATATAGCAGTTGCTATACGCACGGTAAAGGATCGTTTGAATTTTTTTGAGAACCAAGCCTATCCCTGTTTGTTTGATATAACGGAGGTAAGGCAAACTACCAAAGAAGCGCGCGACTTTATGGCTAACGAAGGCAATAATTTAGTATTAGCCAGTGCCATGATTGTAACAAATCCAATGCTTAAAATGATGGCAAATTTTTATGTAATGGTAAATCGGCCTAAAAACCCAACCAAATTGTTTACGGATCGGGAAAGTGCTTTAGAATGGCTTAACCAATTTAAACAAATTTAA
- a CDS encoding DUF6728 family protein translates to MGLFNLSEVATYFFRKKDSSRKTNFNLRTMHFINKLSMSMFLAGLIYMAFKYLF, encoded by the coding sequence ATGGGATTATTTAATTTATCTGAAGTAGCTACTTACTTCTTCCGTAAAAAAGATTCTAGCCGAAAAACTAATTTTAATCTGCGCACCATGCACTTTATTAATAAATTATCCATGAGCATGTTTTTAGCCGGATTAATTTATATGGCTTTCAAATACTTGTTTTAA
- a CDS encoding bifunctional aminotransferase class I/II-fold pyridoxal phosphate-dependent enzyme/GNAT family N-acetyltransferase has translation MAKIRHNNILDTVDSVLSVSKKKGIIHLHAQDQTLNGETLTLNGQQVLHFGTCGYLGLEHHPKLKQGSIDAINRYGTQFPMSRTYISNPLYNELETMIRTMYNAPVVISKNCTLSHLTTIPSIIRANDLIILDHQVHASVQEAVKKLLSQGVTVEMIRHNNLEMLEDRIKKQRNKYDKIWYMADGVYSMYGDFAPIKELIALAEKYEQLYLYVDDAHGMSWAGTHGTGYVMSQMPEGLYRKMILTANLGKAFGACGGLSLFPNEEWYNKVNNFGGPLTFSVQIEPATLGAAIASARIHLSDEIYEYQKELQQKIAYFNHLLKQTDLPLVHESNSPIFFIGTGSMDMGNHLVQELINDGIYVNLATFPAVPAKNIGVRITISLNNSLEHIRVLVDKLNFHFKKALIETNQTDEKIRKAFKMAPITTNVVATPKIVDPNQLVVKRYHTIENIDVNLWNKHLGDNAMFDWNGVQFLEKAFRDNEEQENNWKFKYYIVEDAQGEVILMTFFVVGLHKEDMFSQSSVSRVIEKEREYNPYYLTSTGLIMGSLFTEGSHIFINKKNTHWKEAFKIITEELYRVQEKENASNIILRDFDADDTAMDEFMVDLGFVKVDMPESCVVENLNWTTEAEYVESLSRKNRRHFVQKIKRNEHYYDVKFKQRLTPEELEHAIGLFKNVKDNNFAINNFLFPDKLFHLMNESKDWEFVVLYIKEEFSGPQMPVSVCFCHVNSAKVYSPMLIGMDYNYLMEFGVYRQTLYQVIRRASALQCTKVNFGISATIEKKRVGATLYPKVGYYQAKDNYAMELIEATIAVENE, from the coding sequence ATGGCAAAAATTAGACATAATAACATCTTAGATACCGTAGATTCCGTTTTATCGGTATCTAAAAAGAAAGGTATTATTCATTTACACGCGCAGGATCAAACTTTAAATGGGGAAACGCTGACTTTAAATGGGCAACAGGTTCTACATTTTGGCACTTGCGGCTACTTGGGGCTGGAACATCATCCAAAATTAAAACAAGGTTCGATCGACGCCATTAACCGTTACGGAACGCAGTTCCCCATGTCGCGTACATACATTTCCAACCCCTTGTACAACGAGTTAGAAACCATGATTCGCACGATGTACAATGCCCCGGTTGTTATTTCTAAAAATTGCACGCTCTCGCATTTAACCACTATACCTAGTATTATCCGGGCCAACGATTTAATCATCTTGGATCACCAGGTACACGCCAGTGTGCAGGAGGCGGTTAAAAAGTTGCTTAGCCAAGGAGTAACAGTAGAGATGATCCGGCATAATAATCTGGAAATGCTGGAAGACCGGATAAAAAAGCAAAGAAACAAATATGATAAAATCTGGTATATGGCTGACGGGGTTTACTCCATGTACGGCGACTTTGCTCCCATTAAAGAATTAATTGCTTTAGCTGAAAAATACGAACAACTTTACCTTTACGTAGATGATGCACATGGCATGAGTTGGGCTGGCACACATGGTACTGGCTATGTGATGAGCCAAATGCCCGAAGGCTTATACCGTAAAATGATACTCACGGCTAATTTAGGGAAAGCCTTTGGAGCTTGTGGCGGCTTATCGCTTTTCCCGAATGAAGAATGGTACAACAAAGTAAACAATTTTGGTGGTCCGCTTACCTTTTCCGTGCAGATTGAACCCGCAACTTTAGGTGCAGCAATCGCATCAGCGCGCATCCATTTAAGCGACGAGATTTACGAGTATCAAAAAGAATTACAGCAGAAAATTGCTTACTTCAATCATTTACTAAAACAAACCGACTTGCCCTTGGTGCACGAAAGTAATAGTCCCATCTTTTTTATTGGTACCGGCTCCATGGATATGGGTAATCATTTGGTTCAGGAATTAATTAACGACGGCATTTACGTAAATCTGGCCACTTTTCCTGCGGTTCCAGCTAAGAATATTGGTGTTCGTATTACCATTTCTTTAAATAACTCACTAGAGCACATTCGAGTTTTAGTAGATAAACTAAACTTTCATTTTAAGAAAGCATTAATAGAAACAAACCAAACGGATGAAAAAATCCGGAAAGCATTCAAGATGGCTCCCATTACTACTAACGTAGTGGCAACCCCCAAAATCGTAGATCCTAACCAGCTGGTAGTAAAGCGTTACCATACCATAGAAAACATTGATGTTAATCTATGGAATAAACACTTGGGTGATAATGCTATGTTTGATTGGAATGGCGTACAATTTTTAGAAAAAGCCTTCCGGGATAATGAAGAGCAGGAAAATAATTGGAAATTTAAATATTATATAGTAGAAGACGCCCAAGGTGAAGTAATTTTAATGACTTTCTTTGTGGTGGGCTTGCATAAAGAAGATATGTTTTCGCAGTCCTCGGTGTCGAGAGTTATTGAAAAAGAACGCGAATACAATCCATATTATTTAACTTCTACCGGCCTGATAATGGGCAGCTTGTTTACCGAAGGCAGTCACATTTTTATAAACAAGAAGAATACCCACTGGAAAGAGGCTTTTAAAATAATAACGGAAGAACTATACCGGGTGCAGGAAAAAGAAAATGCCAGCAATATAATTTTACGAGACTTTGATGCCGACGACACAGCCATGGATGAGTTTATGGTGGATCTGGGATTCGTGAAAGTAGACATGCCGGAATCCTGCGTTGTAGAAAATTTAAACTGGACTACCGAGGCCGAATACGTGGAAAGTCTTTCCCGTAAAAACAGAAGGCACTTTGTGCAAAAAATAAAAAGAAATGAACATTACTATGATGTTAAATTTAAGCAGCGTCTCACACCGGAGGAACTAGAACATGCCATTGGCTTGTTCAAAAATGTAAAAGACAACAATTTTGCTATAAACAACTTTCTTTTCCCAGACAAGCTTTTTCATCTGATGAACGAAAGTAAAGATTGGGAGTTTGTGGTTTTGTACATTAAAGAAGAATTTTCCGGGCCGCAAATGCCCGTATCGGTTTGTTTTTGCCACGTTAATTCTGCTAAAGTATATAGCCCCATGTTAATTGGTATGGATTACAATTACTTAATGGAATTTGGTGTTTACCGCCAAACATTATACCAGGTAATCCGGCGGGCCAGTGCTTTGCAGTGCACCAAAGTAAATTTTGGCATCTCGGC
- a CDS encoding MmcQ/YjbR family DNA-binding protein: MNIEDFRDHCLSKPGVTEETPFGDNTLVFKVGGKIFALADIIEFSSINLKCDPVKALELRENFEEVQPGYHMNKKHWNTVAIKGNLSNTILQEWIDHSYTLVLNNLPRSQRLTLNVPSQ, encoded by the coding sequence ATGAACATCGAAGATTTTCGGGATCATTGTCTTTCGAAGCCTGGTGTTACTGAAGAGACTCCTTTTGGCGACAATACCCTGGTTTTTAAAGTCGGTGGAAAAATTTTTGCTCTGGCGGATATAATAGAATTTAGCAGCATTAATTTAAAATGCGATCCGGTAAAAGCCTTAGAACTCAGGGAAAATTTTGAGGAAGTACAACCTGGATATCACATGAATAAGAAACACTGGAATACCGTTGCTATTAAAGGTAATCTTTCAAACACGATCCTGCAAGAATGGATTGATCATTCTTATACATTAGTTCTTAATAATCTACCCCGTTCGCAAAGATTAACTTTAAACGTGCCAAGTCAATAA